One stretch of Candidatus Campbellbacteria bacterium DNA includes these proteins:
- a CDS encoding spondin domain-containing protein yields the protein MKNEKTNYESGGVVLWIIILIIIGTVIYYFFFRDSSDEVVVEPTVEEDVKFLRGLSLTLENLSDSQPLSQGVILIHDSSVDFDFKGEIAPPEFELLAEVGEPGPFLLSIDRDPTVFYAIPVDSPIEPGQSKVVELPPEIPYLTGETEPQLSVLQMAVASNDGYVFATTSLLPGNINRSFIAENHDAGTEENTEIGSGFAGGQPDPSRSLEENLDNGVATEPRAVVIVHPQLTDDLLRVTLNGPTQ from the coding sequence ATGAAAAACGAAAAAACAAATTACGAGTCAGGAGGCGTAGTTCTATGGATTATTATTCTTATAATAATCGGAACAGTCATCTACTATTTCTTCTTCCGCGATTCTTCAGACGAAGTCGTAGTAGAGCCAACAGTTGAAGAAGATGTAAAATTTCTCCGAGGACTCTCATTAACACTTGAGAACCTAAGTGACTCACAACCACTATCCCAAGGTGTGATACTAATCCATGATTCTTCTGTTGATTTTGATTTCAAGGGAGAGATTGCTCCTCCAGAGTTTGAATTACTCGCAGAAGTTGGTGAGCCAGGACCTTTCTTGCTATCAATTGATAGAGATCCCACGGTATTTTACGCGATACCAGTTGATAGTCCGATTGAACCAGGTCAAAGCAAAGTTGTTGAACTTCCACCTGAAATACCTTACTTAACAGGCGAGACAGAACCACAATTATCAGTCCTTCAAATGGCAGTAGCTTCAAATGACGGTTATGTTTTTGCAACGACCTCTCTGCTACCTGGAAACATAAACAGAAGTTTCATCGCAGAAAATCACGATGCAGGAACTGAGGAAAACACAGAGATTGGCAGTGGTTTTGCAGGCGGACAGCCTGACCCATCTCGTAGTCTTGAGGAAAACTTAGACAACGGAGTTGCAACTGAACCAAGAGCAGTTGTGATAGTACACCCACAGCTCACAGACGATCTCTTGAGAGTCACGCTTAACGGACCAACACAGTAA